One window from the genome of Nicotiana sylvestris chromosome 9, ASM39365v2, whole genome shotgun sequence encodes:
- the LOC138877362 gene encoding uncharacterized protein produces MADRTMNRPLGIIDDVFIRVDKFILPTDFVILDCKVNYKVQIILGRPFLATRKTLVYVKVGELTFQVGDEKVVFHVCKSMRQPNSTEVCSFVDLVTEVIVDDTSALINVEDPIEGWVECINEDEC; encoded by the coding sequence atggcagatagaacaaTGAACAGGccgcttggtattattgatgatgtttttATCCGGGTAGACAAGTTTATTCTGCCTACTGACTTTGTGATTCTGGACTGTAAGGTCAACTATAAGGTGCAGataatattgggaagacctttccttgcaactagGAAGACATTGGTTTATGTGAAAGTAGGGGAGCTCACCTTccaggtgggtgatgaaaaagtggtatttcatgtgtgcaaatcaatgaggcaaccaaatagtactgaagtgtgctcttttgtggatcttgtcacagaggtaatagttgatgatactagtgcccTGATCAACGTGGAGGATCCTATAGAAGGTTGGGTGGAGTGTATCAATGAGGATGAATGTTGA
- the LOC138877361 gene encoding uncharacterized protein has translation MVPPLPPSSFPVEGTLRDTSVQPSFSPSVKGTLRDVQDQGLPKSSGVSSDHVPTEIGSTGAGETKPVGARSTFEEAHQLCSMLQIKIEDLEHLWGEVGQAKYEYNELRAQIDAHIAAKKNALAKVSALEVKLQNAHENSSVQTSRIARLESDLLEMKAEAVDARAEAEEIRAKADKEVSVYLKDAADVRAKLRGASDRERKSNEYAWYKSHKETLEEIHARGFDLSEEIEQAKADEYDAKFLVSNAEDNEGEVDGAAVPEGRVD, from the exons ATGGTTCCTCCTTTACCTCCGTCTTCCTTTCCTGTCGAAGGTACTTTGAGGGATACAAGTGTTCAGCCGTCGTTCTCGCCTTCTGTCAAAGGTACTTTGAGGGATGTTCAAGATCAGGGGCTGCCTAAATCAAGCGGGGTCTCGAGCGACCATGTCCCCACCGAGATCGGTTCGACTGGGGCTGGTGAGACTAAGCCAGTAGGTGCACGCTCAACCTTTGAGGAGGCTCATCAGCTTTGTTCTATG cTGCAGATCAAGATAGAGGATCTGGAACACCTTTGGGGCGAGGTTGGCCAAGCCAAGTATGAGTATAACGAActaagggctcagatagatgcccatattgcggccaagaagaatgctttggccaaggtttCTGCCCTCGAGGTGAAGCTCCAGAACGCCCATGAAAATAGCTCGGTTCAGACGAGCAGGATTGCAAGGCTCGAGTCCGACCTTTTGGAGATGAAGGCCGAGGCcgtggatgcccgggctgaagctgaAGAGATTCGGGCTAAGGCCGACAAGGAAGTGTCCGTCTATTTAAAAGATGCTGCTGATGTTCGAGCTAAGTTGAGAGGGGCTTCCGATCGAGAGAGAAAAAGCAATGAGTATGCCTGGTACAAATCCCATAAAgaaaccctcgaggaaatccatgctaggggcttcgatctctcggaagagattgAGCAGGCCAAGGCAGATGAATACGATGCCAAGTTCCTCGTGTCTAATGCCGAAGATAATGAGGGAGAGGTCGATGGGGCAGCAGTCCCAGAGGGGAGAGTAGACTag